In a single window of the Helicobacter sp. MIT 99-5507 genome:
- a CDS encoding DUF2972 domain-containing protein: MNIIKKKINTIRICIEYGWWDKIIAGFLGKKISLWSNTLKPQRYRYIMLASHGTGRNAFWHFMNIVNAYPMRKFDIAAIDRTCFFSYRKIYGIVCDRDINHCNGGLYFISKLNKKVPVFCLVRDPISIIRGGINMMLADNIVNGMGGGNEVLIKNTLLSYLKAYDDMPHHFIFTTSPNQFKHITKELIYIDMNDLSKQNAYNTIKKCCSKIGINKIDIDKEFFTRKIADSLALNIEKDFDIDINGKIFNIKILPFENTLHKRFQIINIIDDINLKRKIAICLIGKNIKIKHINKEIKDSINSYAIKYLKDLSDKFKIYDQSKIDENDVLEYFKNDQILYKKFRKLLDYEISNVKKYAPNIVESWTYYTKFLKVNDE, translated from the coding sequence ATGAATATCATAAAAAAGAAAATAAATACTATTAGAATATGCATTGAGTATGGTTGGTGGGATAAGATTATTGCAGGATTCTTAGGGAAAAAAATATCACTTTGGAGCAATACACTAAAACCACAAAGATATAGATACATAATGCTAGCATCACATGGAACTGGAAGAAATGCATTTTGGCATTTTATGAATATCGTAAATGCATATCCAATGAGAAAATTTGATATTGCTGCAATTGATAGGACTTGCTTTTTTAGCTATAGAAAGATTTATGGGATTGTATGTGATAGAGATATAAATCACTGCAATGGTGGATTATATTTTATTTCAAAACTAAACAAAAAAGTTCCTGTATTTTGCTTGGTTAGGGATCCTATTAGTATCATTAGAGGTGGAATAAATATGATGTTAGCAGATAATATTGTAAATGGTATGGGGGGGGGGAATGAGGTATTAATAAAAAATACATTATTATCATATCTAAAAGCTTATGATGATATGCCTCATCACTTCATCTTTACAACATCTCCAAATCAATTTAAACATATCACAAAAGAGCTAATATATATTGATATGAATGATCTATCAAAACAAAATGCTTATAATACGATTAAAAAATGCTGCAGCAAAATTGGCATTAATAAAATAGATATAGATAAAGAATTTTTCACTAGAAAAATAGCAGATTCTTTGGCATTAAATATAGAAAAAGATTTTGATATAGATATAAATGGCAAAATCTTTAATATAAAAATACTTCCATTTGAAAATACATTGCATAAGAGATTCCAAATCATTAATATCATTGATGATATAAATTTAAAACGTAAAATTGCAATATGTCTAATTGGAAAAAATATAAAAATAAAACATATAAACAAAGAAATAAAAGATTCTATTAATTCATATGCAATTAAGTATCTAAAAGATTTAAGTGATAAATTTAAAATCTATGACCAATCAAAGATTGATGAAAATGATGTATTGGAATATTTTAAAAACGATCAAATACTATATAAAAAATTTAGAAAATTACTAGATTATGAAATATCTAATGTAAAAAAATATGCACCAAATATTGTAGAATCTTGGACTTACTATACAAAATTCTTAAAGGTGAATGATGAATAA
- a CDS encoding DUF2972 domain-containing protein has protein sequence MRGILKFILKPFKKCIDKYFYKVIIKVMDIFHIKFPKKADFIIIGSHGLGRNAFLLFLQYCNVRVNWYYAFEGYYKRCYMYLTHLLFKPKKQICGITFAELNVEGENKIIEKITQKIPAIILVRDPISILKSHINLRTISKNSTLELHTKIIRKNNAYKITKNALDSINHRICYRDFKNGEIVESKKPSLDLLAYLISTTSYKNDNKIKEIVLFSSLYRILKNKISELIFIDMNDLSNQNAYNTMQKLSKKLNFKNPTNKDFFTHKLYGDVNTLIPLTINIDGGGNLIFSTTQQVFLKEKNMINVSDIFFKEKLLYGLQVYSNNDVKNYDKNLIDLITFHLNSYYNTILQIIKDMKNNLINEEQIIDYLNNNQELKKQYKAVFRDEISIVKDYAPNIVESWIYYKKFKAM, from the coding sequence ATGAGAGGAATCTTAAAATTTATTTTAAAGCCATTTAAAAAATGCATTGATAAGTATTTTTATAAAGTTATTATAAAAGTGATGGATATTTTCCATATCAAGTTTCCAAAAAAAGCTGACTTTATTATCATTGGTTCGCATGGATTAGGAAGAAATGCGTTTTTATTATTTTTACAATATTGCAATGTTAGGGTAAATTGGTATTATGCATTTGAAGGCTATTATAAACGATGTTATATGTATTTGACGCATTTATTATTCAAACCAAAAAAGCAAATATGTGGTATAACTTTTGCTGAACTCAATGTAGAGGGCGAAAATAAAATAATAGAAAAAATCACTCAAAAGATTCCAGCCATCATCTTAGTAAGAGATCCTATTAGTATTTTAAAATCCCATATAAATTTAAGAACAATAAGTAAAAATAGCACATTAGAATTGCACACAAAAATAATAAGAAAAAATAATGCTTATAAAATAACCAAAAATGCTCTAGATTCTATAAATCACAGAATCTGCTATAGAGATTTTAAAAATGGAGAAATAGTAGAATCTAAAAAGCCTAGCTTAGATTTATTGGCTTATTTGATATCCACCACAAGCTATAAAAATGACAATAAAATAAAAGAAATCGTGCTGTTTTCATCATTGTATAGAATCTTAAAAAATAAAATTAGTGAGCTAATATTTATTGATATGAATGATCTATCAAACCAAAATGCTTATAATACAATGCAAAAATTATCTAAAAAGCTAAACTTCAAAAACCCAACAAATAAAGATTTTTTTACCCATAAATTATATGGTGATGTAAATACATTAATCCCACTTACAATTAATATTGATGGGGGGGGGAATCTCATATTTTCAACCACACAACAAGTATTTTTAAAAGAAAAAAATATGATTAATGTAAGTGATATATTTTTCAAAGAAAAGCTTTTGTATGGATTGCAAGTATATAGCAATAATGATGTGAAAAATTATGATAAAAATTTAATAGATTTAATAACATTTCATCTAAATTCATATTACAACACAATACTTCAAATAATAAAAGATATGAAAAACAACCTAATCAATGAAGAGCAAATAATAGATTATCTAAACAATAATCAAGAGCTAAAAAAACAATATAAAGCAGTATTTAGAGATGAAATATCTATAGTAAAAGATTATGCGCCAAATATTGTAGAATCTTGGATTTATTATAAAAAATTTAAGGCAATGTAA
- a CDS encoding DUF2972 domain-containing protein, whose amino-acid sequence MNTKIKRLFQHIKNKEFKYIFKRILTWFLPHIQGGFYNNHQFKYNIFVSSHWTRFFSMPQDYSYIIAGSHGVGFVAFIKYMQNLGANPMTLDNMFARSDYVLLARKQAQNYKGKFYGLSIEKAYIDNTRKNILSKLNHKVPILCLVRDPISIFRTHTHNALMPKLVYGIKTNTIALNRGGQQEITYLDNVLKNEIYNTINEIITFLTQTITKSKIIPFFCFTSLNLQLTNATKSLYFIDTNDISTPLKSFDTMKNIANILDINFNNKINDFDANYSSMNIHKHFYIDSKDNENKFYILKDFCDNGGFEKIILEYFNNNIEMKKYIKKYLDYELTTIKENTPKIIQSWKYYNNFLESF is encoded by the coding sequence ATGAATACAAAGATAAAAAGATTATTTCAACATATTAAAAATAAAGAATTTAAATATATTTTTAAAAGAATCTTGACATGGTTTTTACCACATATACAAGGTGGATTCTATAATAATCATCAATTTAAATATAATATTTTTGTATCTAGCCATTGGACGAGATTCTTTAGTATGCCACAAGATTATTCTTATATCATTGCTGGTAGCCATGGAGTTGGGTTTGTAGCGTTTATCAAATATATGCAGAATCTAGGGGCAAATCCTATGACTTTGGATAATATGTTTGCTAGAAGTGATTATGTATTACTCGCAAGAAAACAAGCGCAAAATTACAAAGGCAAATTTTATGGACTTAGTATAGAAAAAGCATATATTGATAATACAAGAAAAAATATATTATCAAAATTAAATCATAAAGTGCCAATATTATGCCTAGTTAGAGATCCTATTAGTATTTTTAGGACACATACTCATAATGCTTTAATGCCAAAATTAGTATATGGAATAAAAACAAATACTATCGCACTAAATAGGGGGGGGCAGCAAGAGATCACATATCTTGATAATGTATTAAAAAATGAAATATATAACACTATCAATGAAATAATCACTTTCCTAACCCAAACAATCACAAAAAGCAAAATCATTCCATTTTTTTGTTTTACTTCACTAAATTTACAATTAACAAATGCAACAAAAAGTCTGTATTTCATAGATACAAACGATATAAGCACACCACTAAAATCATTTGATACAATGAAAAATATAGCAAATATTCTTGATATAAATTTTAATAATAAAATAAATGATTTTGATGCAAACTATTCCTCTATGAATATTCACAAGCATTTTTATATAGATTCTAAAGATAATGAAAATAAATTTTATATACTAAAAGATTTTTGCGATAATGGAGGATTTGAAAAAATCATACTTGAATATTTTAATAATAATATAGAAATGAAAAAATATATAAAAAAATATTTAGATTATGAATTAACAACGATAAAAGAAAATACACCAAAAATCATACAATCATGGAAATATTATAATAATTTTTTAGAATCTTTTTAA
- a CDS encoding adenylyl-sulfate kinase: MSGLVIWINGLSGSGKSTISKELYNIIKQEIPNIVYLDGDGFREIFSNNKFDKDSRIEVAFNRARLCSLLSQQDIVVIASTISLFNEVYKNNRNIFKNYLEVYIECNMEELIKRDQKGLYTGAIEGRVKDVIGIDIKYDIPTPNITIDNNVQNNADLKAKQILKYIKTQKIQWVK, translated from the coding sequence ATGAGCGGACTTGTTATATGGATAAATGGACTATCTGGAAGCGGTAAAAGCACCATATCAAAAGAACTATACAATATCATAAAACAAGAAATACCAAATATAGTATATTTAGATGGTGATGGATTTAGAGAAATTTTTAGTAATAATAAATTTGATAAAGATTCTAGGATAGAGGTAGCTTTTAATAGAGCTAGGCTTTGTAGTTTATTATCACAACAAGATATTGTAGTGATTGCATCAACAATTTCATTATTTAATGAAGTATATAAAAACAATAGAAATATATTTAAAAATTATCTTGAAGTATATATTGAATGCAATATGGAAGAATTGATAAAAAGAGATCAAAAAGGATTATATACTGGTGCAATAGAAGGCAGGGTAAAAGATGTAATTGGTATTGATATAAAATACGATATTCCAACACCAAATATCACTATAGATAATAATGTGCAAAATAATGCGGATTTAAAAGCAAAGCAAATATTAAAATATATTAAAACTCAAAAAATACAATGGGTAAAATAA
- a CDS encoding ABC transporter ATP-binding protein, whose translation MKKNKIKSYSNISDLTKIRYLMSRRDKVILIFLLFATLSISIIETIGISIIMPFITFASNPNMIFENKVSKYLYDFLNASNTTEFIVWFGFTMIVFYVFRAIANIAYSYALNRFAFKKYHFFAYRLFCKTTELSYLDFTNKNADTIRRNITTEAMQASQFIQQILLMASEIITITLMYSLLLIISWKMTIVLTFILGINVLLITKTISKTIRKKGEMQAELSEQFLKIITKTLGNFKIIKLKGEQGNVLEAFNKASLEKVSTEIITQTLLPLPKFILETIGFCVLTASVVYILIKYNDAAAVIPIISMYALALYRILPSVNKILASYNMSRFHKRGLDIVYEDMIYHTEAEDNEKIEFNEKVELKNITFEYLTNKPIIKDFNLVINKGDKIAFIGKSGAGKSTLVDLIIGIYKPKSGEMRIDGKLLDNSNLRSWRKKIGYIPQSVFLFDGSVAENIVLNDKIDKDKIIEVCKKARIWDFLEKNQGINTIVGDGGIKLSGGQKQRIAIARALYNNPEILVLDEATSALDNDTESQIMDEIYDVSKDKTLLIIAHRLSTIERCPIKIEVK comes from the coding sequence ATGAAAAAAAATAAAATAAAATCATATTCAAATATAAGCGATTTAACAAAAATTCGATATTTGATGTCAAGGCGTGATAAAGTCATATTGATATTTTTACTTTTTGCTACACTTAGTATCTCAATCATTGAAACAATCGGGATTAGTATCATTATGCCATTTATCACATTTGCATCAAATCCAAATATGATTTTTGAAAATAAAGTATCTAAATATTTATATGATTTTTTAAATGCTAGCAATACAACAGAATTCATTGTATGGTTTGGCTTTACAATGATTGTATTTTATGTTTTTAGAGCAATTGCAAATATCGCTTATTCCTACGCACTAAATAGATTTGCATTCAAAAAATATCATTTTTTTGCATATAGATTATTTTGTAAAACAACAGAGCTTAGCTATTTGGATTTTACAAATAAAAATGCAGATACAATTAGGCGAAATATCACGACTGAAGCCATGCAAGCATCGCAATTTATACAACAAATTTTATTAATGGCTTCAGAAATCATCACAATAACACTTATGTATTCACTGCTATTGATAATTAGCTGGAAAATGACTATTGTGCTTACATTTATACTTGGGATAAATGTCTTGCTTATTACAAAAACTATATCAAAAACAATACGAAAAAAAGGCGAGATGCAAGCAGAACTAAGCGAGCAATTTTTAAAAATCATCACAAAAACGCTTGGAAATTTTAAGATTATAAAACTAAAAGGAGAGCAAGGAAATGTCCTTGAAGCATTCAACAAAGCCTCTTTAGAAAAAGTAAGCACAGAAATTATCACCCAAACCTTACTGCCACTTCCAAAATTTATACTTGAGACAATAGGATTTTGCGTATTAACAGCATCTGTTGTATATATACTAATAAAATATAATGACGCAGCAGCTGTAATACCAATAATATCAATGTATGCACTAGCATTATATAGAATCTTGCCTTCTGTAAATAAGATTCTAGCAAGTTATAATATGTCTAGATTCCACAAAAGAGGCTTAGATATTGTATATGAAGATATGATATATCATACAGAAGCTGAAGATAATGAAAAAATAGAATTTAATGAAAAAGTAGAATTAAAAAATATAACATTTGAATATCTAACAAATAAACCTATTATAAAAGATTTTAATCTAGTGATAAATAAAGGCGATAAAATAGCATTTATTGGCAAAAGTGGAGCAGGAAAAAGCACATTGGTTGATTTAATCATTGGGATATATAAACCAAAAAGTGGTGAGATGAGGATTGATGGTAAATTACTTGATAATTCAAATCTTAGGTCTTGGAGAAAAAAAATTGGCTATATTCCACAAAGTGTATTTTTATTTGATGGGAGTGTTGCAGAAAATATTGTATTAAATGACAAAATAGATAAAGATAAGATTATTGAAGTATGTAAAAAAGCAAGAATTTGGGATTTTTTAGAAAAAAATCAAGGAATAAATACCATTGTAGGTGATGGTGGAATAAAACTAAGTGGTGGGCAAAAGCAAAGGATTGCAATAGCTAGAGCTTTGTATAATAATCCAGAAATATTAGTGCTTGATGAGGCAACAAGTGCATTGGATAATGATACAGAATCTCAAATAATGGATGAAATATATGATGTATCAAAAGATAAAACATTGCTTATCATAGCACATAGATTAAGCACAATTGAGCGATGCCCAATTAAAATAGAGGTAAAATGA
- a CDS encoding pyridoxamine 5'-phosphate oxidase family protein, whose protein sequence is MLHDFEALDYEIKEFRDSCKTINIASLSPNGEVVISYAPYIESSGKYYIYISEITPHFGSIKANPNNIEIMFIQDESKANNIFARVRLIYRAKASFIKRDSKQFDLIFDEFQKKNNNISEIEILRNMSDFHLIRFEFSKGRFIKGFGKAYEIDRKIISHINPKNPHKFK, encoded by the coding sequence ATGTTGCATGATTTTGAAGCATTAGATTATGAGATAAAAGAATTTAGAGATTCTTGTAAAACAATTAATATTGCAAGCCTTAGCCCAAATGGTGAAGTTGTAATTAGCTATGCACCTTATATAGAATCTAGTGGTAAATATTATATTTATATAAGCGAGATTACACCACATTTTGGTAGCATAAAAGCAAATCCAAATAATATAGAAATTATGTTTATTCAAGATGAAAGTAAAGCAAATAATATTTTTGCAAGAGTGCGACTAATTTATAGAGCAAAAGCATCATTTATAAAAAGAGATAGCAAGCAGTTTGATTTGATTTTTGATGAATTCCAAAAGAAAAATAATAATATTAGTGAAATAGAAATTCTTCGCAATATGAGTGATTTTCATCTAATTAGATTTGAGTTTAGCAAAGGTAGATTTATAAAAGGTTTTGGTAAAGCTTATGAAATAGATAGAAAAATAATTAGCCATATAAATCCAAAAAATCCACATAAATTTAAATAG
- the murI gene encoding glutamate racemase, translated as MKAGVFDSGIGGLSVLKSIVDARLFNEIIYYGDTARVPYGTKDKDTIIRFSLEALDFFNKHNIDILIVACNTASAYALKDMQKISKIPVIGVVEPGILALSNNVQDKNKNILIIATKATIKSKAYETKLLKLGYKNIQSLQTGLFVSAIEEGITSGEVLDSIIRFYFKEQQIPDAIILGCTHFPLIQDEIKRYFDNKPLLIHSGDAIVQYLIKKHDIKAQSNIPKIKYFASSNKKFIEDIAKKWL; from the coding sequence ATGAAAGCTGGTGTTTTTGATAGTGGCATTGGTGGGCTTAGTGTATTAAAAAGCATAGTTGATGCAAGATTATTTAATGAAATTATTTATTATGGTGATACTGCTAGAGTGCCTTATGGCACAAAAGATAAAGATACAATTATTAGATTCTCACTTGAAGCTCTAGATTTTTTTAATAAACACAATATTGATATATTAATAGTTGCTTGCAACACAGCAAGTGCTTATGCGCTAAAAGATATGCAAAAAATATCTAAGATTCCTGTTATTGGTGTAGTTGAACCTGGAATCTTAGCACTAAGCAATAATGTGCAAGATAAAAATAAAAATATATTAATCATTGCTACAAAAGCTACAATAAAAAGTAAAGCATATGAAACAAAACTTTTAAAACTAGGATATAAAAATATACAAAGCCTCCAAACAGGACTTTTTGTATCTGCTATAGAAGAAGGAATTACAAGTGGGGAGGTGCTAGATTCTATAATTAGATTTTATTTTAAAGAACAGCAAATACCAGATGCGATCATACTTGGTTGCACACATTTTCCTCTCATTCAAGATGAAATAAAAAGATATTTTGATAACAAACCGCTATTAATCCATTCTGGGGATGCAATAGTGCAATATCTAATAAAAAAGCATGATATAAAAGCACAATCTAATATTCCAAAAATCAAATATTTTGCTTCATCTAATAAAAAATTTATAGAAGATATTGCAAAAAAATGGCTATAA